A segment of the Acidobacteriota bacterium genome:
GGAACCGGGACATGGGCTCTGGACTCTGGATCACAGAACCCGGGTCCTAAAACCCATCCCCCCCATCCCTCTTCCCATTCACCGTCTTAAATGCTCCATGACATTTGAAAGATGTATGACAAAAGAATTCTCTTCCTTATCCACCCGTTCACCGATTCGCCGATTGACCCATTCACCACAAAAGGAAATCGAGCGTCTCGCCTGCGTTCTCGCGGTATGTGCCCTCGATTTTGAAATCGCCGTCGATGTCGGAGAGCACGACGACCAGGTACTGCGGCCCGGCCGGGTAAGTGATCGCGTAGTAGATGTATGTTCGCCGTTCGCCGTCGAAGAAATTATTCGTTTCGGTGTAGTGGAGCATCTTCCGGCCTAAAATCACCCCCGTCTCCTGGCGGCGCTTGGCGTGAGCGGCGACGAACTTCTCGCGGTTCACCTCCTGCCGGTAAGCCCGCGCCAGGCAGCGGTCGTAGGCCTCATCGGCCTGCCCCGCGGCGACGAGGTCGCAGTACACGCCCACCAGCCTCTCGTCAAGCTCCATAGGCGACGGCCGGGGCGGCTTGTTCCCCTTGCAGCCGGCCAGGATGATCACCAGGAGCAGCACCGCCGCCGCCACCGCTATGATCGTACCTGTTTGCATGGCTCGCCTCCCGCATGGAATACCCGCGCTCGATCCTCTTAGACGGCTCCTCCTGCAAAATTCCGCGCCCATCGCGGGAATGCTATCACCATCAAGGCACAAAGGACACAAAGGATTCCATTTGTCACTGGTCATCGGACATTTTTCATTGGGCATTTAGGATGATGGGTTATTGGTGATTGCATAGATTTTATTGGCGATTTGGAAACGAGTCCGTTCTTGATGCAGACGGGACCTGTAACCTGGGTTCTGGGACCTAAGACCTGGGACATGAGTCCCGGGATTCGGGAGAGGGCATTAAGGTTTCAGAACAAGGCCCCAGCACCGAGGTTCAAGCACCGATGTCCGATTTCCGCTCTCCGCGGAGCTACAACAAACTCCAAATCCCGCGGTTCGACAAA
Coding sequences within it:
- a CDS encoding DUF4019 domain-containing protein, producing the protein MQTGTIIAVAAAVLLLVIILAGCKGNKPPRPSPMELDERLVGVYCDLVAAGQADEAYDRCLARAYRQEVNREKFVAAHAKRRQETGVILGRKMLHYTETNNFFDGERRTYIYYAITYPAGPQYLVVVLSDIDGDFKIEGTYRENAGETLDFLLW